One genomic window of Arvicola amphibius chromosome 4, mArvAmp1.2, whole genome shotgun sequence includes the following:
- the LOC119811260 gene encoding zinc finger protein 431-like, whose translation MNAVTYDDVHVDFTWEEWTLLDPSQKSLYKDVMVETYRNLTTIGYSWENHNIEEHCQSSRRHARHEKSQTREKTSVYTQCVKAFACDRHLHRDEKTHTRLKPYEGNECSKAFSHHSHLQMHKRTFTEEKSYECNQCGKAFAHPSNLQSHERTHTGEKPYECNQCGKAFKRHSHVQIHERTHTGEKPYECNQCGKAFAQRSHVQIHERTHTGEKPYECNQCGKAFARHSTLQMHKRTHTGEKPYECNQCGKAFACNSTLQMHKRTHTREKLYECNQCGKSFSCHSTLQKHKKTHTGEKPYECNQCGKAFSWRSNLQIHKRTHTGEKPYECNQCGKAFVCRNSLQTHERTHTGEKPYECNQCGKAFICRNSLQTHERTHTGEKPYECNQCGKAFARHHLQKHELTHAGEKPYECNECVKAFALHSILQMHKRSHTGDKLYECNQCGKAFACI comes from the exons AatgcagtgacctatgatgaCGTGCATGTTGACTTCACTTGGGAAGAATGGActttgctggatccttcccagaagagtctctacaaagatgtgatggtGGAGACCTACAGAAACCTCACTACTATAG GATACAGTTGGGAAAACCATAATATTGAAGAACATTgtcaaagttctagaagacatgCAAG GCATGAAAAAAGTCAAACTAGAGAGAAAACTTCTGTATATACTCAGTGtgttaaagcctttgcatgtgaCCGTCATCTTCACAGGGATGAAAAAACACATACTAGATTGAAACCCTATGAAGGAAATGAGTGTAGTAAAGCCTTTTCAcatcacagtcatcttcaaatgcataaaagaacattCACTGAAGAGAAatcctatgaatgtaatcagtgtggtaaagcctttgcccATCCCAGTAATCTTCAAAgtcatgaaagaacccatactggagagaaaccctatgaatgtaatcagtgtggtaaagccttcaAACGGCACAGTCATGTACAAATtcatgaaagaacccatactggagagaaaccctatgaatgtaatcagtgtggcaAAGCCTTTGCACAGCGCAGTCATGTACAAATtcatgaaagaacccatactggagagaaaccctatgaatgtaatcagtgtggtaaagcctttgcacgtcACAGTACTctacaaatgcataaaagaacccatactggagagaaaccctatgaatgtaatcagtgtggtaaagcctttgcatgtaaCAGTACTctacaaatgcataaaagaacccATACTAGAGAGAAactctatgaatgtaatcagtgtggtaaatcCTTTTCATGCCACAGTACtctccaaaaacataaaaaaactcatactggagagaaaccctatgaatgtaatcagtgtggtaaagccttttcatGGCGCAGTAAtctccaaatacataaaagaacccatactggagagaaaccctatgaatgtaatcagtgtggtaaagcctttgtatgTCGCAATAGCCTCCAAACACacgaaagaacccatactggagaaaaaccctatgaatgcaatcagtgtggtaaagcctttataTGTCGCAATAGTctccaaacacatgaaagaacacatactggagagaaaccctatgaatgtaatcagtgtggtaaagcctttgcacg TCATCATCTTCAAAAACATGAACTGACAcatgctggagagaaaccctatgaatgtaatgagTGTGTTAAAGCCTTTGCACTTCACAGTATTCTTCAGATGCATAAAAGATCACACACTGGGGATAAactctatgaatgtaatcagtgtggtaaagcatttgcatgtatctaa